One genomic region from Candidatus Chlorobium masyuteum encodes:
- a CDS encoding SRPBCC family protein → MEQHSSEISRLKSGETLVDLAFLANDIVKVNGKILIDAPIECVWKALTDYDHLNKTLPKVVASSIVERKGNEVMLDQTGKTGIFFFEKTVNFRLRLREEYLKKVSFEQVEGDFSVYRGEWILESRDSLKGTILSYHAEIKPLFFAPPILVSFVQWQDMPGILRAHKKTAEALCPVQS, encoded by the coding sequence ATGGAACAGCATTCAAGCGAGATATCCCGGCTCAAGAGTGGAGAAACTCTTGTGGATCTTGCCTTTCTTGCGAACGACATCGTAAAAGTTAACGGGAAAATCCTGATAGATGCCCCGATAGAGTGTGTCTGGAAAGCCCTGACTGATTATGACCATCTGAACAAAACCCTGCCGAAAGTGGTCGCGAGCAGCATTGTTGAACGCAAGGGCAATGAGGTTATGCTTGACCAGACCGGAAAAACCGGCATCTTTTTTTTCGAAAAAACCGTTAATTTTCGCTTGCGATTGAGGGAGGAGTACCTGAAAAAAGTCTCTTTCGAACAGGTGGAGGGTGATTTCAGCGTCTACCGGGGAGAGTGGATTCTTGAGAGCCGTGACTCACTGAAAGGAACCATACTCTCCTACCATGCGGAGATCAAGCCACTCTTTTTTGCACCGCCGATTCTTGTAAGCTTTGTTCAGTGGCAGGATATGCCGGGAATACTCAGGGCGCACAAAAAAACGGCAGAAGCGCTGTGCCCGGTTCAATCCTGA
- a CDS encoding acyl-CoA thioesterase encodes MSKERFSITIRVEPEDIDMLGHVNNVVYLRWVQEAAMAHWSAIAPVDEQEKLIWVIRRHEIDYKRPALLGDTVLVRTWIGNASRFAFDRHTEIVHALSLCPLAIVRPVLCPIDRKSGRPTDVSPAIRKLFSVETLQ; translated from the coding sequence ATGAGTAAGGAGCGATTTTCCATAACTATAAGGGTGGAGCCGGAGGATATTGACATGCTCGGCCATGTCAACAACGTGGTCTATCTGCGCTGGGTGCAGGAGGCGGCAATGGCGCACTGGAGTGCCATTGCGCCTGTGGATGAACAGGAGAAGCTCATCTGGGTAATACGACGTCATGAGATCGATTACAAACGGCCTGCCCTGTTGGGTGATACGGTTCTGGTACGCACATGGATCGGCAACGCCTCCCGGTTTGCATTCGACCGCCATACCGAAATTGTGCATGCGTTGAGCCTCTGCCCGCTTGCCATTGTCAGACCAGTCTTGTGCCCCATTGACCGCAAAAGCGGTCGCCCAACCGATGTCAGCCCCGCCATCCGGAAACTCTTTTCTGTTGAGACTCTACAGTAG
- a CDS encoding phosphate-starvation-inducible PsiE family protein has product MIAKFEQRLLVALRAFNHILHAFLAVALVLASLMVVWEFSVSVFHAIQNNNLAHGFLQALGTLFIVWTLSSLISAEINFVQTGVFHVVVFIEVAMITLLRQLISEPVRSATAGQSVDEIFNSWHYGLLLASLLVIGILHKLVTSSSKKEL; this is encoded by the coding sequence ATGATCGCAAAGTTCGAGCAGCGTCTGTTAGTTGCCCTTCGGGCATTTAACCATATTCTGCATGCCTTTCTGGCGGTTGCTCTGGTGCTGGCCAGTCTGATGGTTGTCTGGGAGTTTTCCGTTTCGGTATTTCATGCAATTCAGAATAACAATCTTGCGCACGGGTTCCTGCAGGCATTGGGTACGCTCTTTATTGTCTGGACACTTTCAAGCCTGATCTCTGCTGAAATCAACTTTGTGCAGACCGGTGTTTTTCATGTGGTCGTTTTCATTGAAGTTGCCATGATCACCCTTCTCCGCCAGCTCATCTCCGAACCGGTAAGAAGTGCAACAGCGGGGCAGAGTGTGGACGAGATTTTCAATTCATGGCACTATGGTCTTCTGCTTGCATCCCTGCTCGTGATCGGCATCCTGCACAAACTGGTAACGAGCTCCAGCAAAAAAGAGCTGTAA
- a CDS encoding type II toxin-antitoxin system Phd/YefM family antitoxin: protein MIAISTTELRKNLRKYLNMANKERVIIQCGGTETYEIVPAKKISDTDRYFSDPKVIKAIEQGKADAEAGRVTRIADPDDLWPSI from the coding sequence ATGATAGCAATCAGTACAACGGAGTTGCGCAAAAACCTCCGTAAATATCTTAACATGGCTAATAAAGAGCGTGTCATCATCCAGTGTGGTGGCACAGAGACCTATGAGATTGTACCGGCCAAAAAAATAAGCGATACGGACAGGTATTTCTCAGATCCGAAGGTCATTAAGGCCATTGAACAGGGAAAAGCAGATGCCGAAGCTGGCAGGGTGACAAGGATAGCTGATCCGGATGATCTATGGCCAAGTATTTGA
- a CDS encoding DUF2461 domain-containing protein, whose amino-acid sequence MITTETLDFLRELKLNNDRGWFEIHKKEYQHAYGEFLDTVVKLILAIGEFDKDVAGSHLDPKSCIMRINRDVRFSKDKSPYKTNFFAFINRGGRKSPYGGYYFHIEPGESFIGGGIYMPEPAVLDQLRGEIDRHFSEWHSIISKKEFISRFPKGVEPSGSLKRPPKGYEVTNPAMEYLKFKGYYTQQFLSDREVTDSALISRISDTFLSSKPMIDFLNRAL is encoded by the coding sequence ATGATTACCACTGAAACGCTTGATTTTCTCCGGGAACTGAAACTGAACAATGACCGGGGGTGGTTTGAGATTCACAAGAAAGAGTATCAGCATGCCTATGGTGAGTTTCTTGATACCGTGGTGAAGCTGATTCTGGCGATTGGCGAGTTTGATAAAGATGTTGCCGGATCGCACCTTGATCCGAAGTCCTGCATCATGCGCATCAACCGCGATGTCCGGTTTTCGAAGGATAAGTCACCCTACAAAACCAACTTTTTTGCCTTTATCAACAGGGGTGGCCGTAAAAGTCCCTACGGTGGTTACTACTTCCATATAGAACCGGGAGAATCGTTTATCGGGGGTGGAATCTATATGCCGGAACCGGCAGTGCTTGATCAGTTGAGAGGTGAAATCGACCGGCATTTCAGTGAGTGGCACTCCATTATTTCAAAAAAAGAGTTCATCTCCCGTTTTCCGAAAGGTGTTGAGCCTTCGGGCAGCCTGAAGAGGCCGCCGAAAGGGTATGAAGTCACCAATCCCGCAATGGAGTATCTCAAGTTCAAGGGGTACTACACCCAGCAGTTTCTTTCCGACAGGGAGGTCACCGATTCGGCTCTCATAAGCCGGATTTCCGATACCTTTCTCTCCTCCAAACCGATGATTGATTTTTTGAACAGGGCGCTTTAG